Below is a genomic region from Anoplopoma fimbria isolate UVic2021 breed Golden Eagle Sablefish chromosome 20, Afim_UVic_2022, whole genome shotgun sequence.
GGAAATcatgttgactgttttttttatttcaactgtttGCATTTCTTAGAAAACTACTGTGTGCTGTGGTTGTTATCATGCTTACCCAGGAGGATAGATCCATATGTCTGGGTCATGTATTGCAATTTCACTTCTTATCTTTGGTTATCAAGCCAGTCAATTTTAAACACACCCAGAGGTCTTTGCTGGGTTATGGCTCAAAGTTTCCTCAATCTACCTCATTGGAGtttaacaaaatgataaatGCAAAGTGACTGCGAGATGCAAAGTAGGCTGTTACGAAAAGAGctatacattttagttttgtggAAGGAGGTTGTGATTGAAGACGCACATCTTCAGGGACCAGATGAATCTGGAGCGGCCAGCTCATGGGAGAAGTAGTTCCAGTTCACATAGAGGCGGTGTATTGAGGGCAGCAGTTAGGCAAGTAACTGTGGCCACATTTAGGTCAGGGCTCATCCTCGGCCTCATAGTCATCAGCCAGTACTGGAAATAGCCCTGCTAATTGACCAGCAGAGGGTTTCTTAAACATTAACAAATTCTTCCATGTTAATAGCTGTGAACGCAAagtcttttaaaataattgaaaacatcAAATTGAAACTGATTGCATGGGTTGACATTTAGGCGTACATGGGTTTCATGAGGATGTGCCTGAACAACAGAAGTAGCGATTCCTTAAGGCTTTTGTGTCTTTCCTTTGAAGTTCGCAAGATTCCGTGTCTTTCTCACATTGTAAATCGtactttaacttgttttttctttcttaaggGACCAGTGGCATCCGAAAAATGGGCCCTTCAGAGGTAAGAATGTCAGAATCTTTTTCCAtaaaagacagagggagacaaaaatacaaaatttctTCGgtactttttaatttaattgcaGTAGACATAAAGGTATCAGTCACACATAGATGGAGCCAGACCAACTGACATCGCTTTCACTCCCTACTTCCTCCACACAGGTTGAGAGTTCATCAACTTCTCAGGATAATGTTGTCATGTGAAGATGTTTACAGACAGCttgctctctgtcttctctattcacaagcacaaacacacacgccagaccatatttaaatttgttctctctgtccctctcctcAGATGCCTGGCTCTTCAGGCACTCATCAGAGTATGAAGAAGACCATCGGACACCGGGGGGTTGAGACCACCACAGGAGAGACCACCTATAAAAAGGTTAGGACAGGGTATGGGTCGGTGACACCAGGGTCTTTTGACACCCACAGCACTAAGCAGCAGtggtgaaaagtaaaaataaaaaaaagtttgttgtttatAGCCTATGATTTGTTTTGGGATTCCTCTCACTAGGTATCCCAAAAAAGAAACGGCATggtaaaatattgtttgttcCTGCGCTTactgtcttttcctctctgacCGCTCTAGACCACGTCATCTGCCCTAAAAGGTGCCATCCAGTTGGGCATCACTCACACAGTTGGCAGCTTAAGCCAAAAGGCGGAGAGGGATGTTCTCATGCAGGACTTTGTTGTGGTCGAAAGCATCTTCTTCCCCAGGTGGATAACTGAAGTTGTAGTTGAATAAacaatatgtatttgtgttttttttttttatttcatgtatttttaatgcCTTCGTCTCTCATGTGTTTTCAGTGAAGGCAGTAACCTGACTCCTGCTCACCACTACAGTGACTTTCGCTTTAAGACCTACGCTCCTATTGCCTTTCGTTACTTCAGAGAACTCTTTGGCATTCGGCCAGATGACTACCTGGTCAGTACttacatcaaacacacactgccatGTTTACTATGTTTTTGATGTCTTTAATCACTGTTCCAATCTCTCTTTTGTAGAATGGTTTAGTTCAGAGGTTTAAATCTCTGGCCCCTTCTGAGGATGAACAGTGTCCCGTAAATTGTGAGACTCCCAATTTTGCCAATCCAATAATGCCTGCAATTAGGCGTGTGCATCTATCCCtttcaaaatgaatcaatatgTATCTTGATATTTGATCTGCGATACAAAAACGAAAACTCGCTATAGCTTCGTCACGATCCAATTCAGTTAGGATTTGATTCGATTCAGTTTTAATCAACTCATAGTATTCTCATGACGTGATGTACATTTCCTATACCAATATGGctcactatatttatttatttatttgtttttaatcaaatgccCCAGCAGCTTGGACAGTTTAAGGTGTTCTTTCGCCCACACATGACCAAAAATGATTGACACTGCGATAGATCCCTGCCATCACTGGTTTGAGTATAGCCTTAAACTGAAtacttttttgtcatatttcctgcttttgggtttttttctcttgattCTTTCAAAGCTTGGTGTTTTGCAAGATCAGCACTTTGGAATTTCACACCCCCTCTGATTAGAAATCACTCCATTTCTCTGTAGTCTAACAATGCCAACAAAGTAACATAAGCAATCAAGAGTTGCTGTCAGAAGTCTGTTAATCGTCTGGTAcgattaaaagtattttatacaaaaaaactcttcctcatCGCAACCCCTTGTCAAGAACCACTGGTTTAGTTAAATTAGAGCTCTGGATGTGCCAAcatatttgctttgtttcaaTTGGATACTAATGCAGACTCCGCTTCTTCTTGAAGTATTCTCTGTGTAACGAGCCACTGATCGAGTTGTCCAACCCCGGAGCCAGCGGGTCCCTCTTTTATGTATCCAGTGATGACGAGTTCATCATCAAGACTGTTCAACACAAAGAGGCAGAGTTTCTCCAGAAACTCCTGCCCGGATACTTCATGGTGAGCCTTCATGCATATAAATCAATGTGATCAGTATGCATGTTTAATATGAGTGAATTTCATTGCATTAACTATAGTTATCATGAGAGTGAGATTATActaatcatttatatttaattaaaatgtgtcgTATATCTGTTTCCATATTTCTCCTCCCTTTCAGAACATAAACCAAAATAAGCGCACCCTGCTGCCCAAGTTCTACGGACTGTATTGCGTTCAGGCAGGGGGCAAGAATATCCGTATTGTAGTGATGAACAATCTTTTGCCTCGGATCATCCCCATGCACCTCAAATACGACCTCAAGGGCTCCACCTACAAGAGACGAGCTTCCCctaaggagagagaaaaggccGTTCCCATTCACAAAGACCTGGACTTTATCCAGGACTTGCCTGACGGTCTGCTGCTGGAAGCAGACAACTACAATGCCCTGTGCAAGACTATTCAGAGGGACTGTTTGGTGAGTCACAGAGACACTTGTTTCTCATTGACGTGATTTTTTATTCAAGCCTCTCAGCCCACATGGGATTACAGGACATATTTGTGTGCATCCTAACAATATGCTTAAGTGTAAATTCAAAACAAGCTCAGATTGTACAACAGCAGAATACATTATCATTGAGCCTTCAcgttaaaaatactttattttttgtcaaatagaTGTTTAAAATCGGACTTTCTGAACACCAGGGTTTTCATTATCAACTcacaaaacaaagccatttTAGATCCAGATATTTTATGAATGACATAGTGGATATGTTTTATCCTGTGGTGTACCAACTGAGGTTATAAAACACGCACAGTTCAACAGACTAAGCAGCGGTTTAATGGGCGTCAGGCtatcaaaatattatttgcaTATAATCTGTTTTTGTGGTTGCCTTGTGCTCACTGTTACCTTGCTTCTCCAGCCCACTTAAATTTACGCTACAGTGGTATAAATTGACTGCTCAccacttatttattttcttctctggtATCTTCATTACCATGTCCACTCTGtgtagatttttattttgtgtagattttttaTGTCTACAACTGTGCAAGCTAACTCTTggttttacttgtttttatctCACCCTTATTTTGTTGATTACTTATAAATAAGTGTTTCACTGACATGAATCCAAGTGGGTGTATCAAAAATGTGCAGGCGGCAACGTCAGCCACGaccactgtttttattattttatgccATTGTCAAATAGAGATACTAgccaaatcaaaaaaataataatatgaataaaccTATTTACTGCCAAACCAAAATCAGTAAGTATAGGTCtttgtaatgaaaacacaaaaaaacgcTCATGAATGATTCGGCATCTAGGTCTAGACAGTGACAAaaatattgtgaatattttgagtgTGAAAATTTGCTGCAGTTTCTCTACAATTGTACCTTCAAAGCCCACTTTCAACTCCACTTCTCTGTCACTGTTTAACAGAGTCTGTGGTTTTGTTTATGAAAATGGTCGAGTGAATGTTAAGACACAAGTGCTTGCTCCTATTGATGGTCAAGTCAACTccatttattgtatttctctgttttacGTAGCTCTTGCAGAGTTTCAAGATCATGGATTACAGTCTGCTGATGGGCATCCACAACATGGACCAGGCCAGTCGAGACCGTGAACGCAGCGGGGGAAACTCGGGTGACAGTGGGGGGTCAGAGGGAGCGGTGACCCCAGATCAGCGCCGGCCACAAGCTCAGAAAAGTCTGTACTGTACAGCCATGGAGTCCATTCAGGGGGAGGCTCGAGGGAAGGGGGCTTTGGATTCAGAAGATCAGTGAGTCCTAATGCTTAGCTGAATTTAAACTAGAGTTTGTCTGACAATTAAATGATCCACTGTTGTTTCTCTGGCCTTCTCCTTTCAGCATGGGCGGTATTCCATCTCGTAATAATAAAGGAGAGAGGCTGCTGATCTACATCGGCATCATTGACATTCTCCAGTCCTACAGGTTTGTTCACAGCGGCCAATTCATTTCcttgttttaacatttgttcCTAATTCATGAACAAGCTTCCCACCTGCATCCCCCATTTATGTATATTCCAGTAATTAGTTTTATCATGTCTTATAATTTAGGTTTATTAAGAAATTGGAGCACTCCTGGAAGGCCTTGGTCCATGATGGGGTAAGTGTGTACACACTAAATGTTCTACAGAGCTAAACAAAGTGTTGTTAAGAAGAGAAACCTTAGCAGAATGGCAAAGAGTACTGTATATCATTCATGGCTATAATTGCAAAAACAATGCAGAACTGGAACGGTTAGTCAATTAATCGAtaattgattgacagaaaatgaattggccACAATTTTTCTAATTGACCATTCGAGACCTTTTTAAAGAAGTTACCTTGGGCGTCAAGAAATTATACAATTTCATTATAGTTTTAACTAGTTTTCTTGtataataaaattgaaaagacagacagacttatCGGTAATcgtgaacaaacaaacaactaaaaATGAGTAGTAGATACTGCTGTTTGTTGGACAATTTTGATTGCATTTAGACTTGAGTATCTCATggctctgt
It encodes:
- the LOC129109148 gene encoding phosphatidylinositol 4-phosphate 5-kinase type-1 alpha-like; this translates as MATAGTADCGSTVPTGTSGIRKMGPSEMPGSSGTHQSMKKTIGHRGVETTTGETTYKKTTSSALKGAIQLGITHTVGSLSQKAERDVLMQDFVVVESIFFPSEGSNLTPAHHYSDFRFKTYAPIAFRYFRELFGIRPDDYLYSLCNEPLIELSNPGASGSLFYVSSDDEFIIKTVQHKEAEFLQKLLPGYFMNINQNKRTLLPKFYGLYCVQAGGKNIRIVVMNNLLPRIIPMHLKYDLKGSTYKRRASPKEREKAVPIHKDLDFIQDLPDGLLLEADNYNALCKTIQRDCLLLQSFKIMDYSLLMGIHNMDQASRDRERSGGNSGDSGGSEGAVTPDQRRPQAQKSLYCTAMESIQGEARGKGALDSEDHMGGIPSRNNKGERLLIYIGIIDILQSYRFIKKLEHSWKALVHDGDTVSVHRPGFYADRFQQFMCNTAFKKIPLKPSPSKKSRGGGQGGLRRAPTLGAPTPLSHSTGQSAVDSRLVYHSHFKSTDSEADSGVQSGRPDLVPRTPPLGENPSDYEANLSTSSLGSTGVASTSPPLRSVGVEVHKSANTELEYHSLEAEGAVDNSGNLSGNEDVISLSDIIPETNICF